The DNA segment CTGCCTTACGAGTGGTACGAAAATTACGGCGTACGCCGTTACGGTTTTCACGGCACCAGCCATCTTTACGTATCCAAGCGGGCGGCGGTGCTGCTTGGCAAAGACCCGAAAGACTGCAGCATCATCACCATGCATATCGGCAACGGTGTTTCCCACTCGGCCATCAAAGGGGGCATTTCGGTGGACACCTCGATGGGGCTCACCCCTCTCGAAGGGGCTGTCATGGGGACCCGCTGCGGGGATATCGATCCTGCGATTCCCGCTTTCATCATGGAACGAGAAGGCTACACCTCGAAGGAAATCGACTCGATCCTCAACAAAAAATCCGGGATTCTCGGCATCACCGGGCGCTTCACCGACCGGAGAGATGTCATTTCTGGAGCCGACGAAGGTTGCGATCGTTGCAAACTCTCCCTGGAGATCGAATCCTACCGGCTGAAAAAATATATCGGCGCCTACGCGGCGGCGATCGGCGGCGTCGATGCCGTGGTCTTCACCGCTGGGGTCGGCGAAATGGCCTGGCTGATTCGTGAGATGACCTTGGAAGGGCTCGAATTCATGGGCATTTACCTGGACAAGGAAATCAACCGCAACACCATGACCCGCAAAAAGGAAACCCTGATCACCCGCCCCGACTCGCCGGTCAAAGTCTTTGTCATCCCAACCGACGAGGAGTTGGTCTTTACTGAGGATGTCGTGGGAATCCTCGAAGGGACCTACACCGACCATATGAAGTTCAAATATTCTTTTTCGAATAAAGAATTCCAGCGCAAATAGGTCCGAGTGGGGGCCGAGGCATTGCGGCGATGATGACCGAAGACCGACGGAGCTCCGTCGGTCTTCGTCGTCACGGTCGCAGCTCCCCCCAAAGACGAACCCGCCCATCGTTCAGGCACCACGGAGGTAATTTATACATGCTCGGCATCGAGGAAATCGGCTATTACATTCCCCAGGGAAGAATCTCTAATTACGACAGAAAAACCCAGTTCGGCATCGACGATCACTTCATCGAAGAAAAGATCGGGGTCCGTCAGGTTTCCCTGAAAAGCCCCGATGAAGAGACTTCGGATCTATGCGTCAAGGCCTTCGCTAACCTCCGGGACAAGATCGCCATCGACCTGAACGACATCGAAGCCATGGTCGTGGTTACCCAGAACCCCGACCGCAACATCCCCCACACCTCAGCCATCCTCCACGGCAAGCTTGCGCTCCCCAACCGCTGTGCTTGTTTCGATATCTCCCTCGGCTGTTCCGGTTTTGTCTACGCCCTCTCCATCTTCCAGGCGTTCATGGCGGCCAACGGCATGAAGAAGGGACTGCTTTTCACCGCTGATCCCTATTCAAAAATCACGGATCCCAACGACAAAAACACCACCTTGCTCTTCGGCGATGCGTCGGCGGTAACTCTGATCAGCGATCAGCCCAAACTGGTTTCCGGCGCCTTTACTTTCGGCACGATCGGCGCCGAACATGAAAAGCTCATCTGCAACGACGGCGTCCTCTTCATGCATGGTCGGGCCGTCTTCAATTTCGCTGCGAAGGTCATTCCCGACGACATCCGCCAGGTGGTCGCCAAAAACGCCTTGACCCTGGAGCAGATCGACCTCTTTCTGTTGCATCAGGGGAGCAAGATCATCGTCGAAACGATTGCGGACAAGTTACCGGTTCCCCGGGATAAGGCCCCCTACGCCACCTACGATTATGGCAATACCGTCTCTTCGACCCTACCGATTCTGTTGGCGGAAGAACTTTCCGGAAATGCCCGCAACATCGTCATCTGCGGCTTTGGCGTCGGCCTTTCTTGGGCAAGCGGCCTGTTGAAAAGGCCGTGATTGCTGATTTTTAACACAAAAAAGCCGGCGAGATCTTCGCCGGCTTTTTTGTGTTCAGCATTCATCACTCATCATTCACAAGACTGTTACCCTTGCGCCTGCACCGCCGTGATCGCCGCGACGCTGATGACATCCTCGACCGAGCAGCCGCGGGAGAGATCGTTCACCGGCTTGGCCAGTCCCTGGATGATCGGCCCGACCGCCTCGGCTCCGGCCAAGCGCTCGACCAGCTTGTAGCCAATATTGCCGGCATCCAGGTCGGGGAAGATCAGGGTGTTGGCCTTGCCGGCGACGGAGGAGCCGGGCGCCTTCTTGGCGCCGACCTTGGGCAAGAGGGCGGCGTCGGCCTGCAGTTCACCATCGATTTGGAGGCCGGGAGCCATCCCTTTGGCAATTTCCAGGGCCTTGAGCACCTTATCCACATCGTCGTGGGCGGCGCTGCCTTTGGTCGAAAAGGAGAGCATGGCCACCCGGGCATCGACTCCGAGAAAGCTTTTGCAGCTGCCGGCAGTGCTGACCGCAATCTCCGCCAGCGCCTGGGCGTCGGGATTGGGATTAACGGCGCAATCGGCGAAACAGATGACGCCATTCTCGCCGAATTCGGGCGTTTTGGTCACCATCAAAAAGACCGAGGAGACGGTCTTCATGCCGGGGGCGGTGCCGATGACCTGAAAGGCGGCGCGGAGCACGTCGCCTGTGGTATTGTCGGCCCCGGCAACGGCCCCGCCGGCATCCCCGAGGCGCACCATCATTGCGCCATAGTAGAGGTTGTCCGCCCCGGTCAAAAGCTTCTTCGCTTCCTCGGCGGTCAGGCCCTTGCTCTTGCGCAAGGCCACCAGCTCATCGACATAGGCGCCCAGGCGCGGGGAGTCCTTGGGCTCGAGCAACTCGACCCCGTCCAGGGAAGCGCCAAGTTCGGCGGCTTTTTTCTTCAGGGTATCGGGGTTCCCCAGCAGCACGACTTTGGCCAACCCCTCTTTGACAATCCGCCCGGCGGCCTGCACCATCCGATCGTCATAGCCTTCGGGCAAAACCACGGTTTGCAGACTGGCGCGTGCCTTCGCCTTGATTTTCTCCACCAAGTGCATGTAAATACCTCCTTCAAAACAAGGTTTGAATTTAGAAAACACTTATAACCGATAGGGGGTTGACGGTCAACTCCTTTCCCGTAATATCCTCTTCCTTCCCGCCGCAGATTCCTCGCCGAAAATTCCCGCCTTCATGTATACTGGCGCGACGCATTACGAATTTAAGCGCCCTTTGTATGGACCCATGAATCAGAACCGTCGCTCGGACATCTTCCTGCTGGGATTCATCCTCCTCTCCCTGCTTTTACACCTGCTCTTTTTGTTTCTAGCCCCCAAACAGACATGGGTACCGGCCGAGGCGGAGAAGAAGCCGGTTTATGTCGATCTGCGCCCACCGCAACCCCTGAGCCGGGAACTCGACCTGCCGACCCCCCAAACACCGGAAACACCTCGGGAAACCCCGGCCAAACGCCTGGCGGAAGTGGATCGCCAGGTGGAAAAAGAAAGTGCCCCCAAGGGGCGAGATTTTGAGGATAGCACCCCCAAGGCCGAAGCGCCCCCCCCGACACCCC comes from the Desulfuromonas acetexigens genome and includes:
- a CDS encoding acetate kinase, which translates into the protein MDILALNCGSSSVKYQLFDWDKKVVVAKGMVERVTIGDSYIVHEVPGRDNYREEYECPDHKVAIHLIIKTLTDPKHGVVKDMSRISAVGHRVVHGGEKFTCSVRIDDAVLDAIKEVQHLAPLHNPPNIAGIEAAQAVLPEAPHIAIFDTAFHQTMPAHAYTYPLPYEWYENYGVRRYGFHGTSHLYVSKRAAVLLGKDPKDCSIITMHIGNGVSHSAIKGGISVDTSMGLTPLEGAVMGTRCGDIDPAIPAFIMEREGYTSKEIDSILNKKSGILGITGRFTDRRDVISGADEGCDRCKLSLEIESYRLKKYIGAYAAAIGGVDAVVFTAGVGEMAWLIREMTLEGLEFMGIYLDKEINRNTMTRKKETLITRPDSPVKVFVIPTDEELVFTEDVVGILEGTYTDHMKFKYSFSNKEFQRK
- a CDS encoding 3-oxoacyl-ACP synthase III family protein, with translation MLGIEEIGYYIPQGRISNYDRKTQFGIDDHFIEEKIGVRQVSLKSPDEETSDLCVKAFANLRDKIAIDLNDIEAMVVVTQNPDRNIPHTSAILHGKLALPNRCACFDISLGCSGFVYALSIFQAFMAANGMKKGLLFTADPYSKITDPNDKNTTLLFGDASAVTLISDQPKLVSGAFTFGTIGAEHEKLICNDGVLFMHGRAVFNFAAKVIPDDIRQVVAKNALTLEQIDLFLLHQGSKIIVETIADKLPVPRDKAPYATYDYGNTVSSTLPILLAEELSGNARNIVICGFGVGLSWASGLLKRP
- the pta gene encoding phosphate acetyltransferase; translated protein: MHLVEKIKAKARASLQTVVLPEGYDDRMVQAAGRIVKEGLAKVVLLGNPDTLKKKAAELGASLDGVELLEPKDSPRLGAYVDELVALRKSKGLTAEEAKKLLTGADNLYYGAMMVRLGDAGGAVAGADNTTGDVLRAAFQVIGTAPGMKTVSSVFLMVTKTPEFGENGVICFADCAVNPNPDAQALAEIAVSTAGSCKSFLGVDARVAMLSFSTKGSAAHDDVDKVLKALEIAKGMAPGLQIDGELQADAALLPKVGAKKAPGSSVAGKANTLIFPDLDAGNIGYKLVERLAGAEAVGPIIQGLAKPVNDLSRGCSVEDVISVAAITAVQAQG